From the genome of Phytohabitans rumicis, one region includes:
- a CDS encoding outer membrane protein assembly factor BamB family protein has translation MAKGTANGRAGWVVAALIVLVILVSTNTWNPFPGLWDWVNTSQPLSAPKVSWQQRLGGSPKSVVMAGNAIMVEHRTSVEGRSLTTGIRLWETKKDWGAVAGEGNDAVVVVGDLLKKGYEVLDPVSGTVRRTDEDAVAVWTYRNALLDVRCGGAKDCTLTAWEPRGSSPMWTVDLPGVGFVLFADNPDLLDAKPLTARRVAGDAAGPALMPSLLGFPVDGRVRVVDTAAGRAVQDFDPGRRDRYVVVGGRVLRVEARSADGSCYFTVTATDPAAEKEVWRHEALNLRTADGAGCTQRDDPAGGQNVIVAVAADGSEVVVDTYDGRVLWIGKQGEKLLAVDDRYALVRPSGGKVVTAYEFGVKKARWSFESEDKKVQAVITRFAAVVVPEEPDRIVALAPANGKKLADLRSSAKVWAIGAGGMIIGEGREIGYVPFAGSGATPAPTSGGSTTDSSLCDGPKEPQCNADK, from the coding sequence ATGGCTAAGGGGACGGCCAATGGCAGGGCGGGGTGGGTCGTGGCCGCCCTCATTGTGCTGGTCATCCTGGTCAGCACCAACACGTGGAATCCGTTCCCGGGCCTCTGGGACTGGGTGAACACCAGCCAGCCCCTCTCCGCCCCGAAGGTCTCCTGGCAGCAGCGCCTCGGTGGCAGCCCGAAGAGCGTGGTGATGGCCGGCAACGCCATCATGGTCGAGCACCGCACCTCGGTCGAGGGCCGCAGCCTCACCACCGGCATCCGGCTCTGGGAGACGAAAAAGGACTGGGGCGCCGTCGCGGGCGAGGGCAACGACGCGGTCGTCGTCGTGGGTGATCTGCTGAAAAAGGGGTACGAGGTACTCGACCCGGTCTCCGGGACGGTGCGCCGGACGGACGAGGACGCGGTGGCCGTCTGGACGTACCGCAACGCGCTGCTCGACGTGCGCTGCGGCGGCGCCAAGGACTGCACCCTGACCGCCTGGGAGCCGCGCGGCTCCAGTCCGATGTGGACGGTTGACCTGCCGGGCGTCGGGTTCGTGCTCTTCGCCGACAACCCGGATCTGCTCGACGCCAAGCCGCTCACCGCGCGCCGGGTCGCCGGTGACGCCGCCGGGCCGGCGCTGATGCCGTCGCTGCTCGGCTTTCCGGTCGACGGTCGGGTGCGCGTGGTCGACACCGCCGCCGGCCGCGCCGTGCAGGACTTCGACCCCGGGCGCCGCGACCGGTACGTGGTGGTGGGCGGCCGGGTGCTGCGCGTAGAGGCCCGCTCCGCGGACGGCAGCTGCTACTTCACGGTCACCGCCACCGATCCGGCCGCCGAGAAGGAGGTGTGGCGGCACGAGGCGCTCAACCTCCGTACGGCCGACGGCGCCGGGTGCACGCAGCGGGACGACCCGGCCGGCGGGCAGAACGTCATCGTCGCCGTGGCCGCAGACGGGAGCGAGGTGGTCGTCGACACGTACGACGGGCGGGTGTTGTGGATCGGCAAACAGGGGGAGAAGCTGCTCGCCGTCGACGACCGGTACGCGCTGGTGCGCCCGTCGGGTGGCAAGGTGGTCACCGCGTACGAGTTCGGGGTCAAGAAGGCGCGCTGGAGCTTCGAGTCCGAGGACAAGAAGGTGCAGGCCGTGATCACCCGGTTCGCCGCTGTCGTCGTACCCGAAGAACCTGATCGGATCGTGGCTCTTGCGCCGGCCAACGGCAAGAAGCTGGCCGACCTCCGGTCGTCCGCGAAGGTCTGGGCCATCGGAGCCGGCGGCATGATCATCGGTGAGGGCCGGGAGATCGGGTACGTCCCGTTCGCCGGCTCCGGGGCGACGCCGGCGCCCACGTCGGGTGGTTCGACCACCGATTCCTCGCTCTGCGACGGGCCCAAGGAGCCGCAGTGCAACGCGGACAAGTGA
- a CDS encoding fumarate hydratase: MSAAAFSFSPLLPTGADLTEYRLVSDEGVDVVHGPGGRRFLTVEPSVLTMLTAEAMHDIAHYLRPAHLTQLRSIIDDPAASPNDRFVALDLLRNANIAAGGVLPMCQDTGTAIVMGKRGRHVLTDGTDEEAIARGVYEAYTRLNLRYSQLAPLTTWEERNTGSNLPAQIELYAEDPGGQPDAYKFLFMAKGGGSANKSYLYQETKALLNPTRMMQFLEEKLRLIGTAACPPYHLAVVIGGTSGEYALKAAKLASAKYLDGLPTEGSMLAHGFRDVQLEAEVLELTRQFGIGAQFGGRYFCHDVRVIRLPRHGASCPVAIAVSCSADRQALAKVTPSGVWLERLETDPARYLPDVTEAQLETEEVVRVDLNRPMDEIRAELSKYPVKTRLSLTGPLVVARDIAHAKIAERLDAGEPMPAYLRDHAIYYAGPAKTPEGYASGSFGPTTAGRMDAYVAKFQAAGGSHVMLAKGNRSRGVTESCHQHGGFYLGSIGGPAARLAQDCIKHVEVLEYPELGMEAIWKIEVEDFPAFIVVDDKGNDFFAEVTKPVLTVGRR, encoded by the coding sequence ATGAGCGCGGCCGCCTTCTCGTTTTCTCCGTTACTGCCGACCGGTGCCGACCTGACCGAGTATCGGCTGGTCAGCGACGAAGGTGTCGATGTGGTGCACGGTCCGGGCGGGCGGCGCTTCCTGACCGTCGAGCCGTCCGTGCTGACCATGCTCACCGCGGAGGCCATGCATGACATTGCGCACTATCTGCGCCCGGCGCACCTGACCCAGCTGCGGTCGATCATCGATGACCCGGCCGCGTCGCCGAACGACCGGTTCGTCGCGCTCGACCTGCTGCGCAACGCGAACATCGCGGCGGGCGGGGTGCTGCCCATGTGCCAGGACACGGGCACCGCGATCGTCATGGGCAAGCGCGGCCGGCACGTGCTCACCGACGGCACGGACGAGGAGGCCATCGCCCGCGGCGTGTACGAGGCGTACACCCGGCTCAACCTGCGGTACTCCCAGCTCGCCCCGCTGACCACGTGGGAGGAGCGCAACACCGGCTCCAACCTGCCCGCGCAGATCGAGCTGTACGCCGAGGACCCGGGCGGGCAGCCCGACGCGTACAAGTTCCTCTTCATGGCCAAGGGCGGCGGCTCGGCCAACAAGTCGTACCTCTACCAGGAGACCAAGGCGCTGCTGAACCCGACACGGATGATGCAGTTCCTGGAGGAGAAGCTGCGGCTGATCGGCACGGCCGCGTGCCCGCCGTACCACCTCGCCGTCGTGATCGGCGGCACCTCCGGGGAGTACGCGCTGAAGGCCGCCAAGCTCGCGTCCGCGAAGTACCTCGACGGGCTGCCGACCGAGGGCTCGATGCTGGCGCACGGCTTCCGCGACGTGCAGCTGGAGGCCGAGGTGCTGGAGCTGACCCGGCAGTTCGGCATCGGTGCGCAGTTCGGCGGGCGCTACTTCTGCCACGACGTACGGGTGATCCGCCTGCCCCGGCACGGCGCCTCCTGCCCGGTGGCGATCGCGGTGTCCTGCTCGGCGGACCGCCAGGCGCTGGCCAAGGTGACCCCGTCCGGCGTGTGGCTGGAACGGCTGGAGACCGACCCGGCGCGCTACCTGCCCGATGTGACGGAGGCGCAGCTCGAGACGGAAGAGGTCGTCCGCGTCGACCTCAACCGGCCGATGGACGAGATCCGCGCCGAGCTGTCCAAGTACCCCGTCAAGACCCGACTCTCGCTGACCGGGCCGCTCGTCGTCGCCCGCGACATCGCGCACGCGAAGATCGCCGAGCGGCTCGACGCGGGCGAGCCGATGCCGGCGTACCTGCGCGACCACGCCATCTACTACGCCGGGCCGGCCAAGACCCCCGAGGGGTACGCGTCGGGTTCGTTCGGCCCCACGACGGCCGGCCGGATGGACGCGTACGTGGCGAAGTTCCAGGCGGCCGGCGGGTCGCACGTGATGCTGGCGAAGGGCAACCGGTCGCGCGGCGTCACCGAGTCCTGCCACCAGCACGGCGGCTTCTACCTCGGCTCGATCGGCGGCCCGGCCGCACGTCTTGCCCAGGACTGCATCAAGCACGTCGAGGTCCTGGAGTACCCGGAGCTCGGCATGGAAGCCATCTGGAAGATCGAGGTCGAGGACTTCCCTGCCTTCATCGTGGTTGACGACAAGGGCAACGACTTCTTCGCGGAGGTGACAAAGCCCGTGCTGACCGTTGGTCGGCGTTGA
- a CDS encoding AfsR/SARP family transcriptional regulator, which yields MRFGILGPLRVGGADDATVTAGRDRVVLAMLLLNAGRVVPVDRLLDAMWDGAPPTTARGQLQSCVSRLRRALATASGDEVILTDPAGYAVRVGPDDLDSLVFSQLTTAARAAAESERADEAREQFRAALGLWRGPALAGISSRAVQRGAAALDEQHTVAIEECIDVELRLGRERELLGELTDLVERYPLRERLRAQLMLALYRAGRQADALAVYRQAREALADELGIEPGLALREMHQRILVGDVGSPVEDRHQHPPARCLPRAAADFTGRGEVVARLVNAVERADLGGPVIQLIDGMAGSGKTTLAVHVASLLAARYPDAQLFVDLHGSSERRPLDPAAALVTLLRQLGVPSERIPAEPDDRVALWRTELAARRVLVVLDNAASTAQVSPLLPAAPGCLALVTSRRRLVGLDGVHPEPLPVLAEAEAVELLAKVAGPERIAAEPAAAVDVVRRCGYLPLAIRLAGARLAHRRGWQVADLAGRLRNERPVLPELAAEDRTVASAFALSYRQLPEPAQRLFRLLGLYPGVRFDARGAAALADLPLPDAQDQLDELVDRHLVEEPEAGRFRLHDLMREYARELVTTTEPEAARQAAVGRVLDWYLHAVVAASAEVEKGALHSTLSLSQPLRPDLITENGDAGAAWLEDERLNLAPFVRRAVQTGHHEYAWKLARATWRFLFIGCYNDDLLATHRDGLKAAQRAGDEAAVATMHNYLGSVYFRAGRYLDAIEHVESALKLRERLGHEREAAICRGNLGVLLIQLGRLSEAVDCSQQALATWRRLANDRGISAALADLGVMFMFLGRYEEALDLHRRHLLLSCERGLDFQVGIALGHIAQVRLRLGQHATARRLLKAAAKVKRRTGNRYGEGEVLNDLGVAYRMDGDLVAAERHHRQALTIMRQIGERRGESLVRNDLGLTLAAAGHRSAAIEQHGQALAIAEQIKHRYEEARALDGLAGRVAPTDPVQARKHWERALTICRELGVPEAAAVARRLVELDASASAAGWTP from the coding sequence ATGCGGTTCGGGATCCTGGGGCCACTGCGTGTGGGCGGCGCCGACGACGCCACGGTCACCGCGGGACGGGACCGCGTGGTACTCGCGATGCTGCTGCTCAACGCGGGCCGGGTGGTGCCCGTCGACCGCCTGCTCGACGCGATGTGGGACGGCGCGCCGCCCACCACCGCGCGCGGCCAGCTGCAGAGCTGCGTGTCCCGGCTGCGCCGGGCGCTCGCCACCGCCAGCGGCGACGAGGTCATCCTCACGGACCCCGCCGGGTACGCCGTCCGGGTCGGCCCCGACGACCTGGACTCGCTCGTCTTCAGCCAGCTGACCACCGCGGCCCGGGCCGCCGCCGAGTCGGAACGCGCCGACGAGGCCCGTGAGCAGTTCCGGGCGGCGCTGGGGCTGTGGCGCGGGCCCGCGCTCGCCGGGATCTCCAGCCGAGCCGTCCAGCGCGGCGCGGCGGCCCTGGACGAGCAGCACACCGTCGCGATCGAGGAGTGCATCGACGTCGAGCTGCGCCTCGGCCGCGAGCGCGAGCTGCTCGGCGAGCTGACCGACCTGGTGGAGCGGTATCCGCTGCGGGAGCGGCTGCGGGCCCAGCTCATGCTCGCCCTCTACCGGGCCGGTCGGCAGGCCGACGCGCTGGCCGTCTACCGGCAGGCCCGCGAGGCGCTCGCCGACGAGCTGGGCATCGAGCCAGGTCTGGCCCTGCGCGAGATGCACCAGCGGATCCTGGTCGGCGACGTCGGATCGCCGGTGGAGGACCGCCACCAGCACCCGCCCGCGCGCTGCCTGCCCCGGGCCGCGGCCGACTTCACCGGCCGCGGCGAGGTGGTGGCCCGACTGGTGAACGCCGTCGAGCGAGCCGATCTTGGTGGACCGGTCATCCAGCTCATCGACGGGATGGCCGGCAGCGGCAAGACCACGCTCGCCGTACACGTGGCGTCCCTGCTGGCCGCCCGCTACCCGGACGCGCAGCTCTTCGTCGACCTGCACGGATCCAGCGAGCGGCGCCCACTGGATCCGGCCGCCGCGCTCGTCACCCTGCTGCGCCAGCTCGGCGTGCCGAGCGAGCGGATCCCGGCCGAGCCGGACGACCGGGTCGCGCTGTGGCGGACCGAGCTGGCGGCCCGGCGCGTACTCGTGGTGCTGGACAACGCCGCGAGCACCGCGCAGGTCAGCCCGCTGCTGCCCGCCGCGCCCGGCTGCCTGGCGCTGGTGACCAGCCGGCGCCGGCTGGTCGGCCTGGACGGCGTACACCCCGAGCCGCTGCCCGTGCTGGCCGAGGCGGAAGCGGTGGAGCTGCTGGCCAAGGTCGCCGGCCCGGAGCGGATCGCCGCCGAGCCGGCCGCCGCCGTCGACGTCGTGCGCCGCTGCGGCTACCTGCCCCTGGCGATCCGGCTGGCGGGCGCCCGGCTGGCCCACCGGCGCGGCTGGCAGGTGGCCGACCTTGCCGGGCGGCTGCGGAACGAGCGCCCGGTGCTCCCCGAGCTGGCCGCCGAGGATCGGACGGTGGCGAGCGCGTTCGCGTTGTCGTACCGGCAGCTGCCCGAGCCCGCGCAGCGGCTGTTTCGGCTGCTCGGGCTGTATCCGGGGGTGCGGTTCGACGCCCGCGGTGCGGCGGCGCTCGCCGACCTGCCGCTGCCCGACGCCCAGGACCAGCTCGACGAGCTGGTCGACCGGCACCTGGTGGAGGAGCCGGAGGCCGGCCGATTCCGCCTGCACGACCTCATGCGCGAGTACGCCCGGGAGCTGGTCACCACGACGGAGCCGGAAGCGGCGCGCCAGGCCGCGGTCGGCCGGGTGCTCGACTGGTACCTGCACGCGGTGGTCGCGGCCAGCGCGGAGGTGGAGAAGGGCGCCCTGCACAGCACGCTCAGCCTGAGCCAGCCGCTGCGCCCCGATCTGATCACCGAGAACGGCGACGCCGGGGCGGCCTGGCTGGAGGACGAGCGGCTCAACCTCGCGCCGTTCGTCCGGCGCGCGGTGCAGACCGGCCACCACGAGTACGCCTGGAAGCTGGCCCGGGCGACGTGGCGGTTCCTCTTCATCGGCTGCTACAACGACGACCTCCTCGCGACCCACCGCGACGGCCTGAAGGCGGCCCAGCGTGCCGGCGACGAGGCGGCGGTCGCGACCATGCACAACTACCTGGGCTCGGTGTACTTCCGGGCCGGCCGCTACCTGGACGCGATCGAGCACGTGGAGTCCGCGCTGAAGCTGCGCGAGCGGCTGGGGCATGAGCGCGAGGCGGCCATCTGCCGGGGCAACCTCGGCGTACTGCTGATCCAACTCGGCCGGCTGTCCGAGGCCGTCGACTGCTCCCAGCAGGCGCTCGCCACCTGGCGCCGGCTGGCCAACGACCGGGGGATCTCGGCCGCGCTCGCCGACCTCGGCGTGATGTTCATGTTCCTGGGCCGCTACGAAGAGGCCCTCGACCTGCACCGACGGCACCTCCTGCTCTCCTGCGAACGGGGGCTGGACTTCCAGGTGGGCATCGCGCTCGGCCACATCGCCCAGGTACGGCTGCGGCTCGGTCAGCACGCCACGGCGCGGCGCCTGCTGAAGGCCGCGGCCAAGGTCAAGCGGCGCACCGGCAACCGGTACGGCGAGGGCGAGGTGCTCAACGACCTCGGCGTGGCGTACCGGATGGATGGCGACCTCGTCGCGGCCGAGCGGCACCACCGCCAGGCGCTGACGATCATGCGGCAGATCGGCGAGCGGCGCGGCGAGTCCCTCGTGCGCAACGACCTGGGGCTGACCCTCGCCGCGGCGGGACACCGGTCCGCCGCGATCGAGCAGCACGGCCAGGCGCTCGCCATCGCCGAGCAGATCAAGCACCGGTACGAGGAGGCGCGCGCCCTCGACGGGCTGGCCGGCCGGGTCGCCCCGACCGATCCGGTGCAGGCCCGCAAGCATTGGGAGCGCGCCCTGACGATCTGCCGTGAGCTGGGCGTACCGGAGGCCGCGGCGGTGGCTCGCCGCCTTGTTGAGCTGGACGCATCCGCATCTGCGGCAGGATGGACACCGTGA
- a CDS encoding class II fumarate hydratase yields the protein MGEVRVPADALWRAQTQRAVENFPVSGRGLEPAHIRALAQIKGAAAEVNVRLGVLPADVGEAIAAAAAHVAGGGYDDQFPVDVFQTGSGTSSNMNANEVLATLASRELGRPVHPNDDVNASQSSNDVFPSSIHLAATYGVVHDLLPALRHLGFALEAKVDQFATVVKAGRTHLMDATPVTLGQELSGYAAQVQYGIERLESALPRLAELPLGGTAVGTGVNTPPGFAPAVIEKLRELTGLPLTEARNHFEAQGARDALVETSGQLRTVAVGLYKIANDIRWMGSGPRAGLRELQIPDLQPGSSIMPGKVNPVVCESVRQVCAQVIGNDATVGFSGSQGDFELNVMLPVMARNLLESIRLLAAVSRLFADRCVSGLVANVEICREYAETSPSIVTPLNRYFGYEEAASIAKQALASGQPIRAVVRDRGHVEAGRITAEQLEEALDVLRMTRP from the coding sequence ATGGGTGAGGTCCGGGTCCCCGCCGACGCCCTCTGGCGGGCGCAGACCCAGCGCGCGGTGGAGAACTTTCCGGTCTCCGGGCGCGGGCTGGAGCCGGCGCATATCCGGGCCCTCGCCCAGATCAAGGGGGCGGCGGCCGAGGTCAACGTGCGGCTCGGCGTCCTGCCAGCCGACGTGGGCGAGGCGATCGCCGCGGCGGCGGCCCACGTGGCCGGCGGTGGATACGACGACCAGTTCCCGGTCGACGTCTTCCAGACCGGGTCCGGCACCTCCTCGAACATGAACGCCAACGAGGTGCTCGCCACGCTGGCCAGCCGGGAGCTGGGCCGGCCGGTGCACCCCAACGACGACGTCAACGCGTCCCAGTCGAGCAACGACGTCTTCCCTTCCTCGATCCATCTGGCCGCCACGTACGGCGTCGTACACGACCTGCTGCCCGCGCTCCGGCACCTCGGGTTCGCGCTGGAGGCCAAGGTGGACCAGTTCGCGACCGTGGTGAAGGCCGGCCGCACGCACCTCATGGACGCCACGCCGGTCACCTTGGGCCAGGAGCTCTCCGGATACGCCGCCCAGGTGCAGTACGGCATCGAGCGGCTGGAGTCGGCCCTGCCCCGGCTGGCGGAACTACCCCTCGGCGGCACCGCGGTCGGCACCGGCGTCAACACGCCGCCCGGCTTCGCCCCCGCGGTCATCGAGAAGCTGCGCGAGCTGACCGGGCTCCCGTTGACCGAGGCACGCAACCACTTCGAGGCACAGGGCGCCCGCGACGCGCTGGTCGAGACCTCCGGCCAGCTCCGCACCGTCGCCGTCGGCCTCTACAAGATCGCGAACGACATACGGTGGATGGGCTCCGGCCCCCGCGCCGGCCTGCGTGAACTGCAGATCCCCGACCTCCAGCCCGGCTCGTCGATCATGCCCGGCAAGGTCAACCCGGTGGTCTGCGAGTCGGTACGCCAGGTCTGCGCACAGGTCATCGGCAACGACGCGACGGTCGGCTTTTCCGGCTCCCAGGGCGACTTCGAGCTCAACGTCATGCTCCCCGTGATGGCCCGCAACCTGCTGGAGTCGATCCGGCTGCTGGCGGCCGTGAGCCGGCTCTTCGCCGACCGTTGCGTGTCGGGCCTGGTGGCGAACGTCGAGATCTGCCGCGAGTACGCGGAGACCTCGCCGTCGATCGTCACCCCGCTCAACCGCTATTTCGGGTACGAGGAGGCCGCGTCGATCGCCAAGCAGGCGCTGGCGTCCGGCCAGCCGATCCGGGCCGTGGTGCGCGACCGGGGTCACGTCGAGGCCGGCCGGATCACCGCGGAGCAGCTGGAGGAGGCGCTCGACGTGCTGCGAATGACCCGTCCATGA
- a CDS encoding HAD family hydrolase, protein MTVTTVVFDADETLVDLSTAVHGALCAVLEEMRRLTPAAAALAVTDLAADWTPVFAAMRAEPVTDIRRAALARSLARVGLEAELDRVAEIFFAARFALSRPFADALPALAELRRRAYVLGFATNGNSRADRCGLTGEFAFEVYAHEAGLPKKPAPEFFAAVVAAAGCAPSAVAHVGDSWDHDVVGAQSAGLRTVWLNRAGVPRPPGPGPDAEVRSLADVPDAVEGIMAASPARGALYGRL, encoded by the coding sequence ATGACCGTCACCACCGTCGTATTCGACGCCGACGAGACACTTGTCGACCTGTCGACGGCGGTGCACGGTGCGCTGTGCGCCGTACTGGAGGAGATGCGGCGGCTGACCCCGGCGGCGGCCGCGCTGGCCGTGACGGACCTGGCCGCGGACTGGACGCCGGTCTTCGCCGCGATGCGCGCCGAGCCGGTGACCGACATCCGGCGCGCCGCGCTGGCCCGGTCGCTGGCCCGGGTGGGCCTGGAAGCCGAGCTGGACCGGGTCGCCGAGATCTTCTTCGCCGCTCGGTTCGCGCTGAGCCGCCCCTTCGCCGACGCGCTGCCGGCGCTGGCCGAGCTGCGCCGCCGGGCGTACGTGCTCGGGTTCGCCACCAACGGGAACAGCCGCGCCGACCGGTGCGGGCTGACCGGCGAGTTCGCCTTCGAGGTGTACGCCCACGAGGCCGGGCTGCCGAAGAAGCCGGCGCCGGAGTTCTTCGCGGCTGTTGTGGCGGCGGCCGGATGCGCCCCGTCGGCCGTCGCACACGTGGGCGACTCGTGGGACCACGACGTGGTCGGAGCCCAGTCGGCCGGGCTGCGGACGGTCTGGCTGAACCGGGCCGGCGTGCCCCGCCCACCCGGGCCCGGGCCGGACGCCGAGGTGCGGTCGCTCGCCGACGTGCCGGACGCGGTCGAGGGAATCATGGCAGCCAGCCCCGCCCGAGGAGCGCTTTACGGACGTCTGTGA
- a CDS encoding helix-turn-helix domain-containing protein: MSDNGRPAETAQTLDRGLRLLHLVADAPGGLTVTEAAARLGVGRAVVYRLVGALVEHGMVRRDSRSRLRLGAGLLLLARRAQPLLADAARPALRRLAEGIGATAHLTIAEGGEAVALAVVEPSWTAFHVAYRTGSRHPLERGAAGRAILAGRQGDPSPVATSGELQPGAYGVAAPVLGLEGLEASVGVVAMSPLDPDVIGPQVLSAAAAIAHALS; encoded by the coding sequence GTGAGCGACAACGGGCGGCCGGCCGAGACCGCGCAGACGCTGGATCGGGGCCTGCGGCTGCTGCACCTCGTCGCCGACGCGCCCGGCGGGCTGACCGTCACCGAGGCGGCGGCCCGGCTGGGCGTGGGGCGGGCGGTCGTCTACCGGCTGGTCGGCGCGCTCGTCGAGCACGGCATGGTACGCCGGGACAGCCGCAGCCGGCTCCGCCTCGGCGCGGGCCTCCTCCTACTCGCCCGGCGCGCCCAGCCGCTGCTCGCCGACGCGGCCCGGCCCGCGCTACGCCGGCTGGCCGAAGGCATCGGCGCGACGGCGCACCTGACCATCGCCGAGGGCGGCGAGGCGGTGGCCCTGGCCGTGGTCGAGCCAAGCTGGACGGCGTTCCACGTGGCGTACCGCACCGGATCGCGGCACCCGCTGGAGCGCGGCGCCGCCGGCCGAGCCATCCTCGCCGGCCGGCAGGGCGACCCGAGCCCGGTGGCGACGAGCGGCGAACTGCAACCCGGCGCGTACGGCGTCGCCGCCCCGGTCCTCGGCCTGGAGGGCCTGGAGGCGAGCGTCGGCGTGGTCGCCATGAGCCCCCTGGACCCCGACGTGATCGGCCCGCAGGTCCTCTCCGCCGCCGCCGCCATAGCCCACGCCCTAAGCTAA
- a CDS encoding pectate lyase — MASNVAQRRRVLLGGAVVGVVGIMGAVGTFAFAETTSFSTDFSNGAAGWSKSGGTWAVATDGTNRVYQQSKLDSEQARVFAGEADWAGYAVQARVKPTGFGTATGYAGIAARAQGATSFYRLVLVNGGRVELQAVKSGASTVLSSAVVPVTPGAWYTLRVEMSGSTIRGSVDGKAVVSGSSGLFATGRIGLTTGHATADFDDVAVSEVGGLPAPTTAAPTTAVPATAVPTTAVPTTAAPTTAAPTTNAPAAWPEPTDQVKVDDTIEVPKSGLDGKLKRYYGIGDGGQSERQDPMFKLADGAVLENVIIGAPAGDGVHCTGSCTLKNVWWQDVGEDAATFKGGASATYLVDGGGARSASDKVFQHNGGGTLTVKNFQVEDFGKLYRSCGNCSTQHKRAVVFQDVTVTAPGKTLAGINANFGDTARFSGITIIGDGAEKIAICEKYKGVTDGEPTKIGSGADGTNCFFATADIQYQ; from the coding sequence GTGGCGTCAAACGTTGCCCAGCGCAGGCGCGTGCTGCTGGGCGGGGCGGTCGTGGGCGTGGTCGGCATCATGGGGGCCGTCGGGACGTTCGCGTTCGCGGAAACAACCTCGTTCAGCACGGATTTCTCCAACGGCGCGGCCGGCTGGTCGAAGTCGGGCGGGACCTGGGCGGTCGCCACCGACGGCACGAACAGGGTCTATCAGCAGTCCAAGCTGGACAGTGAGCAGGCCCGGGTCTTCGCCGGCGAGGCGGACTGGGCCGGGTACGCCGTACAGGCTCGGGTGAAGCCGACCGGCTTCGGCACCGCGACCGGCTACGCGGGCATCGCCGCCCGCGCCCAGGGCGCCACGAGCTTCTACCGGCTGGTCCTGGTCAACGGCGGCCGGGTCGAGTTGCAGGCGGTCAAGAGCGGCGCGTCGACCGTCTTGTCGAGCGCCGTCGTGCCGGTGACCCCCGGCGCCTGGTACACGCTGCGGGTCGAGATGTCCGGCAGCACGATCCGCGGCTCGGTCGACGGCAAGGCGGTCGTCTCGGGCAGCAGTGGACTCTTCGCGACGGGGCGGATCGGGCTGACCACCGGCCACGCCACCGCGGACTTCGACGACGTGGCGGTGTCCGAGGTCGGCGGCCTGCCCGCGCCCACGACCGCCGCCCCGACGACTGCGGTGCCGGCCACCGCCGTACCCACGACTGCCGTCCCGACCACGGCGGCCCCGACCACGGCCGCGCCCACGACGAACGCCCCGGCCGCGTGGCCGGAGCCGACCGACCAGGTCAAGGTCGACGACACCATCGAGGTACCCAAGAGCGGCCTGGACGGCAAACTCAAGCGCTACTACGGCATCGGCGACGGCGGCCAGAGCGAACGCCAGGATCCCATGTTCAAGCTCGCCGACGGCGCCGTGCTGGAAAACGTCATCATCGGCGCACCGGCCGGCGATGGCGTGCACTGCACCGGCTCCTGCACCCTGAAGAACGTCTGGTGGCAGGACGTAGGCGAAGACGCCGCCACGTTCAAGGGCGGCGCCTCGGCGACCTATCTCGTCGACGGCGGCGGCGCGCGGTCGGCGTCGGACAAGGTCTTCCAGCACAACGGCGGCGGCACCCTGACGGTCAAGAACTTCCAGGTGGAGGACTTCGGCAAGCTCTACCGCTCGTGCGGCAACTGCTCCACCCAGCACAAGCGCGCGGTGGTCTTCCAGGACGTCACGGTCACCGCGCCGGGCAAGACGCTCGCCGGCATCAACGCCAATTTCGGCGACACCGCCCGCTTCTCCGGCATCACGATCATCGGCGACGGCGCCGAGAAGATCGCGATCTGCGAGAAGTACAAGGGCGTCACCGACGGGGAGCCGACGAAGATTGGCAGCGGCGCGGACGGCACGAACTGTTTCTTTGCGACGGCCGACATCCAGTACCAATAG